One Halobaculum roseum DNA segment encodes these proteins:
- a CDS encoding AAA family ATPase has protein sequence MRVIGTVGLPGSGKGEAAAVAEEEGVPVVTMGDVIRAECRDRGLDPAEHHGAIARALREENGPAAIADRSIPLIEEAAAAGDTDAVLVDGLRAPVELERFRERFGDDFTLVAITAPFDLRAERLGDRGRDDSDLDVEALRDREERELGFGMGEVIDAADVTIDNTDTLAAFRDRVRAVLRGDVDAPDPAVDATEVEK, from the coding sequence ATGCGAGTCATCGGAACGGTCGGCCTGCCCGGCAGCGGGAAGGGCGAGGCCGCCGCGGTCGCCGAGGAGGAGGGCGTTCCCGTGGTCACCATGGGGGATGTCATCCGCGCGGAGTGTCGCGACCGCGGGCTCGACCCCGCAGAGCACCACGGCGCGATCGCCCGCGCCCTGCGCGAGGAGAACGGCCCCGCCGCGATCGCCGATCGCTCGATCCCGCTGATCGAGGAGGCCGCCGCCGCGGGCGACACGGACGCCGTGCTCGTCGACGGCCTGCGCGCGCCCGTCGAGTTGGAACGCTTTCGCGAACGGTTCGGCGACGACTTCACGCTCGTCGCCATCACCGCGCCGTTCGATCTGCGCGCCGAACGGCTCGGCGACCGCGGACGCGACGACTCCGACCTCGACGTCGAGGCGCTGCGCGACCGCGAGGAGCGCGAACTCGGCTTCGGCATGGGCGAGGTCATCGACGCCGCCGACGTAACCATCGACAACACCGACACGCTCGCGGCGTTCCGCGACCGCGTTCGGGCCGTGCTGCGCGGGGACGTCGACGCCCCCGATCCCGCCGTCGACGCGACGGAGGTGGAGAAGTGA
- a CDS encoding magnesium transporter — protein sequence MGIRETAGEAYREALPALATSAVGGLLAGVVLGGMRAELRAIEGLLVLVPALLATRGSVFGSFGARISTGLHQGIVEPRVDLGDDRLRAAAAAALANGVLVSLVAAVLTVTALTLLASPVAPMSVMLGVALIASVLSGIALTAVVLLVVFAGYRRGYNPDTFVGPVVTTTGDVAGVFFLLIAARAVLALAAAVGGGA from the coding sequence ATGGGGATCCGCGAGACGGCCGGGGAGGCGTACCGCGAGGCGCTGCCGGCGCTCGCGACGAGCGCGGTCGGGGGGTTGCTCGCGGGCGTCGTCCTCGGCGGCATGCGCGCCGAGCTCCGGGCGATCGAGGGGCTGCTCGTGCTCGTGCCCGCGCTGCTCGCGACCCGGGGAAGCGTGTTCGGGAGCTTCGGCGCGCGCATCTCCACCGGACTCCACCAGGGGATCGTCGAACCGCGGGTCGACCTCGGCGACGACCGGCTGCGCGCGGCGGCGGCGGCGGCGCTCGCCAACGGCGTGCTCGTGTCGCTCGTCGCCGCCGTGCTCACCGTGACGGCGCTCACGCTGCTCGCGAGTCCGGTCGCGCCGATGTCTGTCATGCTCGGCGTCGCGCTGATCGCGAGTGTCCTCTCGGGGATCGCGCTGACGGCCGTCGTCCTCCTGGTCGTGTTCGCGGGCTACCGTCGGGGGTACAACCCCGACACGTTCGTCGGCCCGGTGGTGACGACCACCGGCGACGTGGCGGGCGTGTTCTTCCTGCTGATCGCGGCACGGGCCGTCCTCGCGCTGGCGGCCGCGGTCGGGGGTGGGGCGTAG
- a CDS encoding cupin domain-containing protein, which translates to MSYTTVNYRDVEPAAGAMHFLREPLECEHVGVTVVDCDPGWTGKEHDHAERDHEEVYLLVEGAATVAVDGEEVELKPGDAVRISPDATRQIRNGDAESTLVLAGAP; encoded by the coding sequence GTGAGCTACACCACCGTCAACTACCGCGACGTCGAGCCGGCCGCGGGCGCGATGCACTTCCTGCGTGAGCCGCTGGAGTGTGAGCACGTCGGCGTCACGGTCGTCGACTGCGACCCGGGCTGGACCGGGAAGGAACACGACCACGCCGAGCGCGACCACGAGGAGGTGTACCTGCTCGTCGAGGGCGCCGCGACGGTCGCCGTCGACGGCGAGGAGGTCGAGCTGAAACCCGGCGACGCCGTGCGGATCTCCCCGGACGCCACCCGGCAGATCCGCAACGGCGACGCCGAGAGCACGCTGGTGCTCGCCGGCGCACCGTAG
- a CDS encoding DUF7347 domain-containing protein, whose translation MEFTPTGPSASRDDAHVGDADPQGDDAARDAADALSALASEHRIAILRELAAADGPLSFSTLRERIGMRDTGRFNYHLGELRGRFVRERDGGYVLGHAGERVVLAAADLDPEGAAMLADGRTTEGGGDDACPVCGEVDCDRVIHVHLSGR comes from the coding sequence ATGGAGTTCACACCGACGGGGCCGTCCGCCTCGCGCGACGACGCGCACGTCGGGGACGCCGACCCCCAGGGCGACGACGCCGCCCGCGACGCCGCCGACGCCCTCTCCGCGCTCGCCTCCGAGCACCGGATCGCGATCCTCCGCGAGTTGGCCGCGGCCGACGGGCCGCTGTCGTTCTCGACGCTGCGCGAACGAATCGGGATGCGCGACACCGGCCGGTTCAACTACCACCTCGGGGAGCTTCGCGGCCGGTTCGTTCGCGAGCGCGACGGCGGGTACGTGCTCGGCCACGCGGGCGAACGAGTCGTCCTCGCGGCCGCCGACCTCGATCCCGAGGGCGCCGCGATGTTGGCGGACGGGCGGACGACTGAGGGCGGGGGCGACGACGCGTGCCCGGTGTGCGGCGAGGTCGACTGCGACCGCGTGATCCACGTCCATCTATCGGGGCGATAA
- a CDS encoding signal recognition particle protein Srp54 yields the protein MVLDDLGSSLRGTMDSLRGKSRIDEDDVQEVVKQIQRSLLAADVDVDLVMELSDSIKTRALEEEPPGGTTARDHVLKIVYEEMVDLIGESTEIPLEEQTIMLAGLQGSGKTTTAAKMAWWFSKKGLRPAVIQTDTFRPGAYDQAKQMSENAEVEFYGDPDNDDPVDIARKGLEATADADVRIVDTAGRHALEDDLIEEIEQIDDAVDPDRSLLVLDAAIGQGAKEQARQFEESIGIDGVVITKLDGTAKGGGALTAVNETGSSIAFLGAGETVQDIERFEPNGFISRLLGMGDLKQLSERVERAMSETQEEDDWDPEDMMEGEFTLKDMRNQMKAMDRMGPLDQVLDMIPGMGGGIMDQLPDDAMDVTQERMRSFEIAMDSMTEEELENPAVIKSDRLERIARGSGVPKERIEELLEQHSMMKRTMDQFGNMGDGDMQRMMKKLQQQGGGGGGGGMGGMGPFG from the coding sequence ATGGTACTCGACGATCTGGGGAGCTCCCTCCGGGGCACGATGGACTCGCTCCGCGGGAAGTCCCGTATCGACGAGGACGACGTGCAGGAGGTCGTCAAGCAGATCCAGCGCTCGCTGCTTGCGGCCGACGTTGACGTCGACCTCGTGATGGAGCTGTCGGACAGTATCAAAACGCGCGCGCTGGAGGAGGAGCCCCCCGGCGGCACGACCGCCCGCGACCACGTCCTCAAGATCGTCTACGAGGAGATGGTCGACCTCATCGGCGAGTCGACCGAGATCCCGCTGGAGGAGCAGACGATCATGCTCGCGGGCCTCCAGGGCTCCGGGAAGACGACGACGGCCGCCAAGATGGCGTGGTGGTTCTCGAAGAAGGGGCTGCGCCCGGCGGTCATCCAGACCGACACGTTCCGCCCCGGCGCCTACGACCAGGCCAAGCAGATGTCCGAGAACGCCGAGGTGGAGTTCTACGGCGACCCGGACAACGACGACCCCGTCGACATCGCCCGCAAGGGTCTCGAAGCGACCGCGGACGCCGACGTTCGCATCGTCGACACCGCCGGCCGCCACGCGCTGGAGGACGACCTGATCGAGGAGATCGAGCAGATCGACGACGCGGTCGACCCGGACCGCTCGCTGCTCGTGCTCGACGCCGCGATCGGCCAGGGCGCCAAAGAGCAGGCCCGCCAGTTCGAGGAGTCGATCGGCATCGACGGCGTCGTGATAACGAAGCTCGACGGGACCGCGAAGGGCGGCGGGGCGCTGACGGCCGTCAACGAGACCGGCTCGTCGATCGCGTTCCTCGGCGCCGGGGAGACGGTGCAGGACATCGAGCGCTTCGAGCCAAACGGCTTCATCTCGCGACTGCTCGGGATGGGGGACCTCAAGCAGCTCTCCGAGCGCGTCGAGCGCGCGATGAGCGAGACCCAGGAGGAGGACGACTGGGACCCCGAGGACATGATGGAGGGCGAGTTCACCCTCAAGGACATGCGCAACCAGATGAAGGCGATGGACCGCATGGGCCCCCTCGACCAGGTGCTCGACATGATCCCCGGGATGGGCGGCGGGATCATGGACCAGCTCCCCGACGACGCGATGGACGTGACCCAGGAGCGCATGCGCTCGTTCGAGATCGCGATGGACTCGATGACCGAGGAGGAGCTGGAGAACCCCGCCGTCATCAAGAGCGACCGGCTGGAGCGGATCGCCCGCGGCTCGGGCGTTCCGAAGGAGCGCATCGAGGAGCTGCTCGAACAGCACAGCATGATGAAGCGGACGATGGACCAGTTCGGCAACATGGGCGACGGCGACATGCAGCGGATGATGAAGAAGCTGCAACAGCAGGGCGGCGGCGGTGGCGGCGGCGGCATGGGCGGGATGGGCCCGTTCGGGTGA
- the surE gene encoding 5'/3'-nucleotidase SurE, with product MTDSQARVLLTNDDGIDAAGLAALYEELRAVADVTVVAPAENQSGVGRARSRAVDVDDHEWGHAVHGTPADCVAYALRALDEEFDLVVSGCNHGPNCGEYIMGHSGTVGAAVEAAYLGVPAVAVSAYHREEFFPPAEFTFETPARLARLLAEHVVDRGSRSTDGGADLADADLFSVNAPVDAADCDLRLTEPLADYGVDVREASPEERETHDGDWRLESDFWARLDQPGRHPTLEQVGDSYPAWSDRAAVVDGDASVSALRVPQVPVHSERLDDLVAAVNRDWRDEREAAPADDD from the coding sequence ATGACCGACTCGCAGGCGCGGGTGTTGCTGACGAACGACGACGGTATCGACGCCGCCGGCCTCGCGGCGCTGTACGAGGAGCTGCGCGCCGTCGCCGACGTGACCGTCGTCGCGCCCGCGGAGAACCAGTCGGGCGTGGGGCGGGCACGCTCGCGCGCCGTCGACGTGGACGACCACGAGTGGGGCCACGCGGTCCACGGCACGCCCGCCGACTGCGTCGCCTACGCGCTGCGGGCGCTGGACGAGGAGTTCGATCTGGTCGTCTCCGGCTGTAACCACGGCCCCAACTGCGGCGAGTACATCATGGGCCACTCGGGCACCGTCGGCGCGGCCGTCGAGGCGGCGTACCTCGGGGTTCCCGCCGTCGCCGTCTCGGCGTACCACCGCGAGGAGTTCTTCCCGCCGGCGGAGTTCACCTTCGAGACGCCCGCGCGGCTCGCCCGCCTGCTCGCCGAACACGTGGTCGATCGCGGGAGCAGGAGCACGGACGGCGGCGCCGACCTCGCGGACGCGGACCTGTTCTCGGTGAACGCCCCCGTCGACGCGGCCGACTGCGACCTCCGGCTCACCGAGCCGCTCGCCGACTACGGCGTCGACGTGCGCGAGGCCTCCCCGGAGGAGCGCGAGACCCACGACGGCGACTGGCGGCTCGAATCCGACTTCTGGGCCCGGCTCGATCAGCCGGGGCGACACCCGACGCTGGAGCAGGTGGGCGACTCCTACCCCGCGTGGTCCGACCGCGCGGCCGTCGTCGACGGCGACGCGAGCGTCTCCGCGCTGCGCGTGCCCCAGGTGCCGGTTCACTCCGAACGGCTGGACGACCTCGTCGCCGCGGTGAATCGCGACTGGCGGGACGAGCGCGAGGCCGCGCCGGCGGACGACGACTGA
- a CDS encoding RNA-binding domain-containing protein, whose amino-acid sequence MTTVYSVDARIEAPVRDTEVTDRVRDAVEALFPNAEFVSEPGTLVAETHTLDDFSDKLHEQEILDTARREFERNRTDDGFTFNLKKQAAFQGVVNFSVGDPDELGDISVEVAVRSPSVEEYIDHLAPPTEDGAPVDPDSR is encoded by the coding sequence GTGACGACCGTCTACAGCGTCGACGCCCGGATCGAGGCGCCGGTGCGCGACACCGAGGTGACCGACCGCGTCCGCGACGCCGTCGAGGCGCTGTTTCCCAACGCGGAGTTCGTCTCCGAGCCGGGCACCCTCGTCGCCGAGACGCACACGCTCGACGACTTCTCCGACAAGCTCCACGAACAGGAGATCCTCGACACCGCACGCCGCGAGTTCGAGCGCAACCGTACCGACGACGGCTTCACCTTCAACCTGAAGAAGCAGGCCGCCTTCCAGGGCGTCGTCAACTTCTCCGTCGGCGACCCCGACGAGCTGGGCGATATCTCCGTGGAGGTTGCCGTCCGCTCGCCGTCGGTCGAGGAGTACATCGACCACCTCGCGCCGCCGACCGAGGACGGCGCGCCCGTCGACCCCGACAGCCGCTGA
- a CDS encoding LysE family translocator: MFGLDAATLAAYVAAAGALILVPGQDTLVVLTRGFASRAAGVGAAVGVAVGVLIHATAAALGLAAVYRAVPTAATLVTLAGAAYLLWLAIDTAKGHGFGSRPRDGRVSDARPDGGPAEPGTGTVSDGFRRGLLTNVANPKVALFFLAFLPGFAGEGEPATMVALGAVYALLTVAYLGAVGALAGRIGAVATGRTARAIRLGSAAVLVALAAALVVRVV; encoded by the coding sequence GTGTTCGGGCTCGACGCCGCCACCCTCGCCGCCTACGTCGCCGCCGCGGGCGCGCTGATCCTCGTCCCCGGGCAGGACACCCTCGTCGTCCTCACCCGCGGGTTCGCCTCGCGCGCGGCCGGCGTCGGCGCGGCCGTCGGGGTCGCCGTCGGCGTCCTGATCCACGCCACCGCGGCGGCGCTGGGACTGGCGGCCGTCTACCGCGCGGTCCCGACCGCGGCGACCCTCGTCACGCTCGCGGGCGCTGCGTACCTCCTGTGGCTCGCGATCGACACGGCGAAAGGGCACGGTTTCGGGTCGAGACCGCGAGACGGTCGAGTGTCTGACGCTCGACCCGACGGCGGCCCCGCGGAGCCCGGAACCGGAACCGTCAGCGACGGGTTCCGTCGCGGCCTCCTGACCAACGTCGCGAACCCGAAGGTCGCGCTCTTTTTCCTCGCGTTCCTCCCCGGCTTCGCCGGCGAGGGCGAGCCGGCGACGATGGTCGCGCTCGGGGCCGTGTACGCCCTGCTCACCGTCGCGTACCTCGGCGCCGTCGGCGCGCTCGCGGGACGGATCGGCGCGGTGGCGACCGGCCGGACCGCACGGGCGATCCGGCTCGGATCGGCCGCGGTGCTGGTCGCGCTGGCGGCGGCGCTGGTCGTTCGGGTCGTGTGA
- a CDS encoding MFS transporter yields MGTGVGSRLRALADYDVLALTALIWFLAKFLRYAFPPLFPAFRETLGVSSSVLGVAFTAMLTVYAAMQFPSGALADRVGARRVIVAGAVVTGLGALVLAVPVPDGLAFGVLGGGMLLVGLGTGVHKTVAVRLLSRLYPGRTGRALGVLDTLGAFGGVAAPAAVVAVTGATVAGVPLPWLDWHALFLAGAVAAGGLALLFARSAPDPDAADLGGAATDAAGDGSDDSDTAAGDDTAAGDDTSDDAETDGVDDTGGALRRYAALFREPAFAVFVLATVCFSFAYNGAVAFLPLYLTDAAGLSETTASLLYSGLFVVSLVQLGTGDLSDRVGQLPVIAATLALATGGLLALLSVSGVVAVAGAVVAFGLGSHGFRPVRGAYLAAVLPESAAGGGLGVVRTLLMSAGALAPAVVGGVADATGFGAAFGVLAAALVAALALTGVVAVVDAS; encoded by the coding sequence ATGGGAACCGGCGTCGGATCGCGACTGCGAGCGCTCGCCGACTACGACGTGCTCGCGCTCACGGCGCTGATCTGGTTTCTCGCGAAGTTCCTCCGGTACGCGTTCCCGCCGCTGTTCCCCGCCTTCCGGGAAACGCTCGGCGTCTCCAGCTCGGTCCTCGGCGTCGCGTTCACCGCGATGTTGACCGTCTACGCGGCGATGCAGTTCCCCAGCGGCGCGCTCGCCGACCGGGTCGGCGCGCGGCGGGTGATCGTCGCCGGCGCGGTCGTCACCGGCCTCGGCGCGCTCGTGCTCGCGGTGCCCGTCCCCGACGGCCTCGCGTTCGGCGTCCTCGGCGGCGGCATGCTGCTCGTCGGCCTCGGCACCGGCGTCCACAAGACCGTCGCCGTCCGGCTGCTCTCGCGGCTGTACCCCGGGCGGACCGGCCGCGCGCTCGGCGTCCTCGACACGCTCGGCGCCTTCGGCGGCGTCGCTGCCCCCGCGGCCGTCGTCGCGGTCACCGGAGCGACGGTCGCCGGCGTCCCCCTCCCGTGGCTCGACTGGCACGCGCTGTTCCTCGCGGGCGCGGTCGCCGCCGGCGGGCTCGCGCTCCTGTTCGCCCGCAGCGCGCCGGATCCGGATGCGGCCGATCTCGGCGGTGCCGCCACCGACGCCGCCGGCGACGGGTCCGACGACTCCGACACGGCCGCCGGCGACGATACGGCCGCCGGCGACGATACGAGCGACGACGCCGAGACGGACGGCGTGGACGACACGGGCGGCGCCCTCCGTCGCTACGCGGCGCTGTTTCGCGAGCCCGCCTTCGCGGTCTTCGTCCTCGCGACGGTCTGCTTCTCGTTCGCGTACAACGGCGCGGTCGCGTTCCTTCCCCTCTACCTGACCGACGCCGCGGGGCTGTCCGAGACGACCGCCTCGCTGCTGTACTCGGGGCTGTTCGTCGTCTCGCTCGTCCAGTTGGGAACCGGCGACCTCTCGGATCGCGTCGGACAGCTCCCGGTGATCGCCGCGACGCTCGCGCTCGCGACCGGCGGGCTCCTCGCGCTGCTGTCGGTCTCGGGCGTCGTCGCCGTCGCCGGGGCGGTGGTCGCGTTCGGGCTGGGCAGCCACGGCTTCCGCCCCGTGCGGGGCGCGTACCTCGCGGCCGTCCTCCCCGAATCGGCTGCCGGCGGCGGGCTCGGCGTCGTCCGGACGCTGTTGATGAGCGCCGGCGCGCTCGCGCCCGCCGTCGTCGGCGGCGTCGCCGACGCGACCGGCTTCGGCGCCGCCTTCGGCGTGCTCGCGGCCGCGCTGGTCGCCGCGCTGGCGCTCACGGGCGTCGTCGCGGTCGTTGACGCGTCGTAG
- a CDS encoding M48 family metallopeptidase: MVPLQSAVASSTPDLGPPVVFWVLLCLLGAVVGAVGSALARRLSNPVGKYRLLYVGAVLPLGVLAYGLLSILDLGAAVRAALVGGSTGTVAVDVFLSEFLTMSAAGTVALVAYAPTVRGVRAVRDIDLSTGRAVALMARWLLGASGVFALAFTPFRLELGAGTSTVAVAVGLVALVVGVLAASPWFVGALRSTREPAGDDAARIDRLRERAGVGSGLVDEVRVLDTDDEETANAFVRGIGPTRRLFVTSTFLDALDDETAAALLAVQAGRVRSRALSRRMGAVIGAAVPLLTAFSGSGGPNGSLVAVAGVALVGGLWYARRGILAADDRAAESVGADAVADALERYAEVHAMEPSRRRVPNPLSANVALGDRIDRLRERAREGGEAADAPNA, from the coding sequence ATGGTCCCGCTTCAGTCCGCAGTCGCGTCCTCCACGCCCGATCTCGGGCCGCCGGTCGTCTTCTGGGTACTCCTCTGTCTGCTCGGGGCGGTCGTCGGCGCCGTCGGCAGCGCCCTCGCGCGCCGGCTCTCGAACCCCGTCGGGAAGTACCGCCTGCTGTACGTCGGCGCCGTCCTCCCGCTCGGGGTGCTAGCGTACGGCCTCCTGTCGATCCTCGATCTGGGCGCGGCCGTCCGTGCGGCGCTCGTCGGCGGATCGACCGGCACCGTCGCCGTCGACGTGTTCCTCTCGGAGTTCCTGACGATGTCTGCGGCCGGCACCGTCGCGCTCGTCGCGTACGCGCCGACGGTGCGCGGCGTCCGCGCCGTCCGCGACATCGACCTCTCGACGGGCCGGGCCGTCGCACTGATGGCCCGGTGGCTGCTGGGCGCGAGCGGCGTGTTCGCGCTCGCGTTCACGCCGTTTCGGCTCGAGCTCGGGGCGGGAACGTCGACCGTCGCCGTCGCGGTCGGGCTCGTCGCGCTCGTGGTCGGGGTGCTCGCGGCGTCGCCCTGGTTCGTCGGCGCGCTCCGGTCGACGCGGGAGCCGGCCGGCGACGACGCCGCCCGGATCGACCGCCTTCGCGAGCGCGCCGGGGTCGGGTCGGGGCTCGTCGACGAGGTTCGCGTGCTCGACACCGACGACGAGGAGACCGCGAACGCGTTCGTCCGCGGGATCGGCCCGACCCGGCGACTGTTCGTGACGAGCACGTTCCTCGACGCGCTCGACGACGAGACCGCCGCGGCACTGCTCGCGGTGCAGGCCGGACGCGTCCGCTCGCGGGCGCTGTCGCGTCGAATGGGCGCGGTGATCGGCGCGGCCGTCCCGCTGCTTACCGCGTTCTCCGGTTCGGGCGGTCCGAACGGCTCGCTCGTCGCCGTCGCCGGCGTCGCGCTCGTCGGGGGGCTGTGGTACGCGCGCCGGGGGATCCTCGCGGCCGACGACCGCGCGGCCGAGTCGGTCGGCGCCGACGCCGTCGCCGACGCGCTGGAGCGGTACGCCGAGGTCCACGCGATGGAGCCGTCGCGTCGGCGGGTGCCGAACCCGCTCTCGGCGAACGTCGCGCTGGGCGATCGGATCGACCGCCTCCGCGAGCGTGCCCGGGAGGGCGGGGAGGCAGCGGACGCCCCGAACGCGTAG
- a CDS encoding magnesium transporter: protein MPTEWSVRAITRAMLPVLLALALVELGSGLVLGALEDRLLRSPSLLVLVPVTIGTAGNLGSILAARLSTAFHLGTLSFDPADDELAGNAVATVALAVTLFPVIGLGAWALAALVGETTLGPGTVLVVALSAGVALAVLAVAVTLAATYAAYRLSLDPDDVVIPVVTNVCDVLGVVVLFAAVVAFT from the coding sequence GTGCCGACCGAGTGGTCCGTCCGCGCGATCACCCGCGCGATGTTGCCCGTGTTGCTCGCGCTCGCGCTCGTCGAGCTGGGGTCGGGGCTGGTGCTCGGGGCGCTGGAGGACCGGCTGCTCCGGTCGCCGTCGCTGCTCGTGCTCGTTCCGGTCACGATCGGCACCGCGGGCAACCTCGGATCGATCCTCGCGGCGCGGCTCTCGACGGCGTTCCACCTCGGGACGCTCTCCTTCGACCCCGCGGACGACGAGCTCGCGGGCAACGCCGTCGCCACGGTCGCGCTCGCGGTGACCCTGTTCCCGGTGATCGGCCTCGGCGCGTGGGCGCTCGCGGCGCTCGTCGGCGAGACGACGCTCGGGCCGGGGACGGTGCTCGTCGTCGCGCTGTCGGCCGGCGTCGCCCTCGCCGTCCTCGCGGTCGCGGTGACGCTCGCGGCGACGTACGCGGCCTACCGGCTCTCGCTCGACCCCGACGACGTTGTCATCCCCGTGGTCACCAACGTCTGCGACGTGCTCGGCGTCGTCGTGCTGTTCGCGGCGGTAGTGGCGTTCACGTGA
- a CDS encoding MBL fold metallo-hydrolase, producing MRCTLLGTGDALGVPVPLCDCAFCAASDPRRRPGLLVEAAGTTLLIDAPPDVTPALHEANVTDLDAVFLTHGHYDHAAGVSELNHARYEHHLLNGDDLGHDHPVADPFETYVPRSVLQKYATERPRLVERVGMEVVSPGDPVSVGDLSVTAFGVEHGEPLFPTLGYVVRGPRSEGPRGDADPGEAVVGYAPDLNAAPDPGTVPADGLDLLFVEGSVLGAELHAEAVELRAGLDRLDADRRVATNVSEHMLRMHTEAVEERGREHGYEVWADGDAATL from the coding sequence GTGCGCTGTACCCTTCTCGGAACCGGCGACGCCCTCGGCGTCCCCGTGCCCCTGTGTGACTGTGCGTTCTGTGCGGCGAGCGACCCGCGACGGCGACCCGGCCTCCTCGTCGAGGCGGCGGGAACGACGCTTCTCATCGACGCGCCGCCGGACGTGACTCCCGCGCTTCACGAGGCGAACGTCACCGACCTCGACGCCGTGTTCCTCACGCACGGCCACTACGACCACGCCGCCGGCGTCTCCGAGCTGAACCACGCCCGGTACGAGCACCACCTCCTGAACGGCGACGACCTCGGCCACGACCACCCGGTCGCCGACCCCTTCGAGACGTACGTTCCCCGCAGCGTCCTCCAGAAGTACGCCACCGAACGGCCCCGTCTCGTCGAGCGCGTCGGGATGGAGGTCGTCTCACCCGGCGATCCGGTGTCGGTCGGGGACCTCTCCGTCACAGCGTTCGGAGTGGAACACGGAGAACCGCTGTTCCCGACCCTCGGGTACGTCGTCCGTGGCCCGCGGTCGGAGGGACCCCGTGGGGACGCCGACCCGGGCGAGGCGGTCGTCGGCTACGCGCCGGATCTGAACGCCGCACCCGATCCCGGGACCGTCCCCGCCGACGGACTCGACCTCCTGTTCGTGGAGGGGTCGGTTCTCGGGGCGGAACTCCACGCCGAGGCCGTCGAGCTCCGGGCCGGCCTCGACCGCCTGGACGCCGACCGCCGCGTCGCTACGAACGTCTCCGAGCACATGCTTCGGATGCACACCGAGGCGGTCGAGGAACGCGGACGGGAACACGGCTACGAGGTGTGGGCCGACGGCGACGCGGCGACGCTGTAG
- the hisG gene encoding ATP phosphoribosyltransferase, giving the protein MRIAVPNKGRLHEPTIDLLERAGLHIENTADRQLYADTVDPDVSVLFARAADIPEYVADGAADVGITGLDQARESGHDLVDLLDLGYGRCRLVLAAPEDGDIADPEDVSGLTVATEFPRITRAYFDRKGIDCEVVEVTGATELTPHVDMADAIVDITSTGTTLQVNRLAVVDEVLASSVRLFARPDVADDDKVGQVRTAFESVTAAEDKRYLMMNAPREALADVKEVLPGMGGPTVMDVADGETEHVAVHAVVDERAVFEVIDELKRVGASDILVTEIERLVE; this is encoded by the coding sequence ATGCGCATCGCCGTGCCCAACAAGGGCCGCCTGCACGAGCCGACGATCGACCTGCTCGAACGCGCCGGCCTGCACATCGAGAACACGGCCGACCGGCAGCTGTACGCCGACACGGTCGACCCGGACGTGTCCGTGCTGTTCGCGCGCGCCGCCGACATCCCGGAGTACGTCGCCGACGGCGCCGCCGACGTGGGGATCACCGGACTCGATCAGGCCAGGGAGTCGGGTCACGACCTCGTCGACCTGCTCGATCTGGGCTACGGCCGCTGTCGGCTCGTGCTCGCGGCGCCCGAGGACGGCGACATCGCCGACCCCGAGGACGTCTCTGGCCTGACCGTCGCCACCGAGTTCCCGCGGATCACCCGGGCGTACTTCGACCGGAAGGGGATCGACTGCGAGGTCGTCGAGGTGACGGGCGCGACCGAGCTCACCCCGCACGTCGACATGGCCGACGCCATCGTCGACATCACCTCCACGGGCACCACCCTCCAGGTGAACCGCCTCGCGGTCGTCGACGAGGTGCTCGCTTCCTCGGTCCGGCTGTTCGCCCGTCCCGACGTGGCCGACGACGACAAGGTCGGGCAGGTACGGACGGCCTTCGAGTCGGTGACCGCCGCCGAGGACAAGCGCTACCTGATGATGAACGCGCCGCGCGAGGCGCTCGCGGACGTGAAGGAGGTGCTCCCCGGCATGGGCGGCCCGACGGTGATGGACGTGGCCGACGGCGAGACCGAACACGTCGCCGTCCACGCGGTCGTCGACGAGCGCGCGGTGTTCGAGGTCATCGACGAGCTGAAGCGCGTCGGCGCCAGCGACATCCTCGTCACCGAGATCGAACGGCTCGTGGAGTAG
- a CDS encoding nuclear transport factor 2 family protein, translating into MASTAARTNLEIVQEMYSAFNDGDVETVLGHMDPDIEWTEPEGSRYAGTYRGPDAVTENVFAPVMEDMDPFAAVPERFVDGGDTIVVLGTDRGTVRSSGESLEAPFAHVCDFRDGRLVRFVDYTDTAAWQQAIGA; encoded by the coding sequence ATGGCGAGCACAGCGGCCAGAACCAACCTGGAGATCGTCCAGGAGATGTACAGCGCGTTCAACGACGGCGACGTGGAGACGGTGCTCGGGCACATGGACCCGGACATCGAGTGGACCGAACCCGAAGGATCGCGGTACGCCGGCACCTATCGCGGCCCCGACGCGGTCACTGAGAACGTGTTCGCGCCGGTGATGGAGGACATGGACCCGTTCGCGGCCGTCCCGGAGCGGTTCGTCGACGGCGGCGACACGATCGTCGTCCTCGGCACCGACCGCGGCACGGTCCGCTCGTCGGGCGAGTCGCTCGAAGCGCCGTTCGCACACGTGTGTGACTTCCGGGACGGGCGGCTGGTCAGGTTCGTCGACTACACCGACACCGCCGCCTGGCAACAGGCGATCGGCGCGTAG